A genomic window from Anthocerotibacter panamensis C109 includes:
- the rsmA gene encoding 16S rRNA (adenine(1518)-N(6)/adenine(1519)-N(6))-dimethyltransferase RsmA gives MAEIDHLLVPGEQARYPKKRYAQYWLRDQGVLTQIVQVAALTKEDTVLEIGPGTGNLTELLLKAAGRVEAIEIDRTLAAPLAKRFQNRPFTVHFGDVLAEPLPPLPTVVVANIPYYITGLILEKLLGSPHAPITQFRRVVLLVQREIAERLAASPGGGAYGSMSVHIQYLAQVELVAVVGPRAFYPRPKVDSAIVALTPRPFVPAAENPVLLERLVRQGFSMRRKMLRNTLKPLAPPTYIEQLLTNLGERLDSRAEALSVTQWVHFANGWRPPQPLREQPFPK, from the coding sequence ATGGCTGAAATCGACCACCTCCTGGTACCTGGAGAACAGGCCCGCTATCCCAAGAAGCGCTACGCTCAGTACTGGCTGAGAGACCAAGGTGTGCTGACGCAAATCGTCCAAGTAGCCGCGCTCACCAAAGAGGACACTGTCCTGGAGATTGGGCCGGGGACGGGAAATCTGACGGAACTATTACTGAAGGCAGCCGGACGCGTGGAGGCCATCGAGATTGACCGGACCCTAGCGGCACCCCTCGCCAAGCGTTTCCAAAATCGTCCCTTCACAGTCCACTTCGGGGATGTGCTAGCCGAACCCCTGCCCCCCCTGCCCACCGTGGTCGTAGCCAATATTCCTTACTACATCACCGGGCTGATCCTCGAAAAACTCCTAGGCTCTCCCCACGCGCCCATCACCCAATTTCGGCGCGTGGTTCTGCTGGTCCAAAGGGAAATCGCCGAGCGTCTTGCAGCTTCACCGGGGGGTGGGGCTTATGGGTCGATGTCCGTCCATATCCAATACCTCGCGCAGGTGGAATTGGTGGCGGTGGTAGGCCCGCGAGCCTTTTATCCCCGGCCCAAGGTGGACTCGGCTATTGTCGCGCTCACACCCCGCCCCTTCGTCCCCGCCGCCGAGAACCCGGTCCTCTTGGAGCGGCTGGTGCGACAGGGCTTTAGTATGCGCCGTAAGATGCTGCGCAACACGCTCAAGCCGCTGGCCCCGCCCACTTATATCGAACAGCTCCTCACCAACTTAGGGGAGCGTCTCGACAGCCGCGCCGAAGCCCTCAGCGTCACGCAGTGGGTCCACTTCGCTAATGGCTGGCGACCACCACAGCCCCTCAGGGAACAACCGTTTCCCAAATAA
- the lysS gene encoding lysine--tRNA ligase, with amino-acid sequence MSEEDIRAARIGKLDQMKTLGLPIYPHSFKPTHSAQALQEHYKNLPHEQEAMEVVQVAGRIMLRRVMGKLAFLTLQDASGQIQLYCEKSRITDHMGAEAFKQLDKLTDAGDILGVEGTLYRTQKGELSVYITSYILLTKTFLPLPEKHKGLTDVEKRYRQRYVDLIVNPEVRDTFRKRALTIRTLRHVLDAQDFLEIDTPVLHTQAGGAAAQPFVTYHKALDLQLYLRIATELHLKRLVVGGLERVYEIGRIFRNEGISTRHNPEFTSLEVYQAYADYFDMMDLTETLVRTCAQEVCGRTLLPYQGHEVDVARPFRRATMHELVREGTGIDLHLFPRHLSDGDIAAIGKMLKAAGMEYSKEFHKLKPGDSAGLLLVELFEQNVETTLIQPTFVLDFPVENSPLAKKHRDPRFPGLVERFELYIVGRETANSFTELNDPIDQRARFEEQARQRDAGDEEAHPLDEDFLTAIEHGLPPTGGMGMGIDRLVMLLTDSPSIRDVIPFPTLRPE; translated from the coding sequence ATGAGCGAAGAAGATATTCGTGCTGCCCGGATCGGCAAGCTAGACCAGATGAAGACCCTGGGTTTACCGATCTATCCCCATAGCTTTAAGCCGACCCACTCCGCGCAAGCTTTGCAGGAGCATTATAAAAATCTACCCCATGAGCAGGAAGCCATGGAAGTAGTCCAGGTGGCAGGTCGTATCATGCTGCGCCGGGTGATGGGGAAGCTTGCGTTTCTCACGCTCCAGGATGCTTCAGGGCAGATCCAGCTTTACTGCGAAAAATCCCGGATCACAGATCATATGGGAGCAGAAGCTTTTAAACAGTTGGATAAACTCACAGACGCAGGAGATATCCTGGGTGTCGAGGGCACGCTCTACCGCACCCAAAAAGGTGAACTCTCGGTCTATATCACTTCTTATATCCTCCTGACTAAGACCTTCTTGCCCTTGCCCGAAAAACATAAGGGACTCACCGACGTCGAGAAGCGCTACCGTCAGCGCTATGTGGACCTCATCGTCAATCCTGAGGTGCGCGATACCTTTCGCAAGCGGGCACTTACGATCCGTACCCTGCGCCATGTCCTAGATGCGCAAGATTTCCTGGAGATCGATACGCCCGTGCTGCACACACAGGCAGGCGGGGCGGCAGCCCAGCCCTTTGTCACCTACCACAAAGCCCTGGATCTCCAGCTCTACCTGCGCATCGCCACCGAACTGCACCTGAAGCGTCTGGTGGTCGGCGGGCTGGAACGGGTCTACGAGATTGGACGGATCTTCCGCAATGAGGGCATCTCGACGCGCCACAATCCCGAATTTACGTCGCTGGAGGTCTATCAAGCCTACGCGGACTACTTCGACATGATGGACCTGACCGAGACGCTGGTACGCACCTGTGCTCAGGAGGTCTGTGGCAGGACACTCCTCCCTTATCAGGGTCACGAAGTAGATGTAGCCCGCCCCTTCCGCAGAGCGACGATGCATGAGCTAGTCCGGGAAGGGACCGGGATTGACCTCCATCTATTCCCCCGGCACCTTTCAGACGGGGACATCGCAGCAATCGGCAAAATGCTGAAAGCAGCGGGAATGGAATATTCCAAAGAGTTTCACAAGCTCAAGCCGGGGGATTCCGCCGGATTGCTCTTAGTCGAGCTGTTTGAGCAGAACGTCGAAACCACGCTGATCCAACCAACCTTCGTCCTCGATTTCCCGGTCGAGAACTCCCCGCTAGCGAAAAAGCACCGCGATCCCCGTTTTCCTGGCCTCGTCGAGCGCTTTGAACTTTACATCGTAGGACGGGAGACCGCCAACAGTTTCACGGAACTCAATGACCCTATAGACCAGCGTGCCCGCTTCGAGGAACAAGCCCGTCAGCGCGACGCGGGCGACGAAGAGGCCCACCCCTTGGATGAGGACTTCCTCACCGCCATCGAGCACGGACTCCCCCCCACAGGAGGCATGGGCATGGGCATTGACCGCTTGGTGATGCTCCTCACCGACAGCCCGAGCATCCGCGATGTGATCCCCTTTCCCACTCTGCGCCCCGAGTGA
- a CDS encoding SDR family oxidoreductase, with protein sequence MTHPRRIVITGVSRGLGRAMAEEFAQHGHMVMGCSRVADRARCLGAPHRLDTVDVAEDAQVQAWSHTLVAEYGPPDLLINNAGVINRNAPLWEVPVAEFDQVIDVNIKGTANVIRHFLPAMLARGAGVIVNFSSGWGRSTSPEVAPYCASKWAIEGLTQALAQELPKGLAVIALNPGIIDTEMLRSCFGEEAAGYWTANQWSKKAVPYLLNLGVKDNGRALSVPWHR encoded by the coding sequence ATGACCCACCCACGACGAATCGTAATCACGGGTGTGAGCCGGGGACTAGGACGGGCAATGGCTGAGGAATTCGCCCAACACGGGCATATGGTGATGGGGTGTAGTCGGGTAGCAGACCGCGCTCGTTGCTTAGGGGCTCCTCATCGCTTGGATACGGTGGATGTGGCAGAGGATGCTCAAGTTCAGGCTTGGAGCCACACCCTAGTGGCGGAATATGGTCCCCCGGATCTGCTCATCAACAATGCGGGCGTGATTAACCGCAATGCTCCGCTTTGGGAAGTCCCCGTGGCGGAGTTTGACCAGGTAATTGATGTGAATATCAAGGGCACGGCTAACGTCATCCGCCATTTCCTGCCCGCCATGCTCGCTAGGGGCGCGGGGGTCATCGTGAACTTTAGTTCCGGCTGGGGGCGCTCTACCTCCCCGGAAGTCGCGCCCTACTGTGCTTCCAAGTGGGCCATTGAAGGGCTGACCCAAGCCTTAGCGCAGGAATTGCCTAAAGGTCTCGCGGTCATTGCTCTAAATCCCGGCATCATTGATACCGAGATGCTCAGGAGTTGCTTCGGAGAGGAGGCTGCGGGTTATTGGACCGCCAACCAGTGGAGCAAAAAGGCGGTTCCCTATCTCTTGAATCTGGGCGTGAAGGATAATGGTCGGGCGTTGAGCGTCCCTTGGCACCGATGA
- a CDS encoding photosystem II assembly family protein — MDSWTPERKATKRAEMRAALSSPYRSLRLFLYLCFAGSGVIGTLVFLSRTLGGLAKGNYDLWVNSFFMALLHVVLVVTMVVLFRAEREREIAQTERFLRKQK; from the coding sequence ATGGATTCCTGGACGCCTGAACGTAAAGCGACCAAACGGGCTGAGATGAGGGCAGCCCTGTCCTCCCCCTATCGCAGCCTGCGTTTGTTTTTGTATCTATGTTTCGCCGGAAGTGGGGTGATTGGGACGCTAGTTTTCCTCAGCCGGACCTTGGGAGGACTCGCCAAAGGAAACTATGACCTCTGGGTAAACAGCTTTTTTATGGCACTCCTGCATGTCGTCTTGGTGGTGACCATGGTGGTTCTGTTTCGGGCAGAGCGGGAGCGAGAGATAGCGCAAACAGAGCGGTTTTTACGCAAACAGAAATAA
- a CDS encoding aspartate ammonia-lyase yields the protein MRIERDSMGERELPDEVYYGIQTLRATENFAISGHRPHPAYTYACALIKRAAAIVNTELGCIPPALGPAIEQAAREVMLGQWSEQFVVDVYQAGAGTSHHMNVNEVLANRALEILGHAKGDYKTLSPNDHVNYGQSTNDVIPTAIRLAALSLLRDFLPQVEYLAEALYQKGEEFAEVLKSGRTHLQDAVPVRLGDSFQAWAEIVQEHHHRLYTVQGDLKKLGIGGSAAGTGLNTHPQFREQVVGVLSELTGFSLWPARNPMAAMQSMAPFVRVSGALRNLAQDLTKLANDLRLLSSGPNTGLAEIQLPPVQPGSSIMPNKYNPVIPEMLNMVCYQVMGYDTSILLCAQAGQLELNVMMPLIAYNLLESLEVMTNAVRTFRTHCIEGITANPTICRAFAERSLALVTVLNPYLGYLRCAEVAKESQETGRSLVEIIRARGYLDEETLSKVLDLEKMSRMISSP from the coding sequence ATGCGCATTGAGCGGGATTCCATGGGGGAGCGGGAGTTACCGGATGAGGTCTACTACGGTATCCAGACTCTGCGTGCCACCGAGAACTTCGCCATCAGCGGCCACCGGCCTCACCCGGCCTATACCTATGCCTGTGCCCTGATCAAGCGGGCGGCAGCCATAGTCAATACTGAATTGGGCTGCATTCCCCCAGCCTTAGGGCCAGCCATTGAGCAGGCGGCACGAGAAGTGATGCTAGGTCAGTGGTCCGAGCAGTTTGTGGTCGATGTCTATCAGGCGGGTGCGGGCACTTCCCACCATATGAATGTCAACGAGGTTCTGGCTAACCGTGCGCTGGAGATCCTAGGACATGCAAAGGGAGACTACAAAACCCTCAGCCCTAATGACCACGTCAACTACGGCCAATCCACCAACGACGTCATCCCCACCGCCATCCGGCTTGCGGCCCTTTCGCTGTTGCGCGACTTCCTGCCTCAGGTGGAATATTTGGCGGAAGCCCTCTACCAGAAGGGCGAAGAATTTGCAGAAGTCCTCAAATCGGGGCGGACCCATCTCCAGGATGCAGTGCCCGTGCGCCTTGGAGATAGTTTCCAAGCTTGGGCGGAGATTGTTCAGGAGCACCATCACCGGCTCTACACCGTCCAAGGAGACCTCAAGAAGTTGGGCATCGGCGGAAGCGCTGCTGGGACCGGGCTCAACACCCATCCACAGTTTCGGGAACAAGTGGTAGGCGTTTTGTCGGAGTTGACTGGCTTCTCGCTTTGGCCTGCTCGCAATCCGATGGCAGCGATGCAGAGCATGGCCCCTTTTGTCCGGGTCTCGGGAGCACTGCGCAACCTGGCTCAGGACCTGACCAAGCTCGCCAACGACCTGCGATTACTAAGTTCCGGCCCCAACACGGGATTGGCTGAGATCCAGCTTCCTCCCGTACAACCGGGCTCCTCCATCATGCCCAACAAGTACAACCCGGTCATCCCGGAGATGCTCAACATGGTCTGCTATCAGGTGATGGGCTACGATACGTCGATTTTGTTGTGTGCTCAGGCGGGGCAACTCGAACTCAACGTGATGATGCCCCTCATTGCCTACAACCTGCTGGAGAGTTTAGAAGTGATGACCAATGCGGTACGCACCTTCCGCACGCACTGCATTGAGGGTATTACAGCCAACCCGACCATCTGTCGGGCTTTTGCTGAACGATCCCTAGCTTTGGTCACCGTACTCAATCCTTATTTGGGCTATCTGAGGTGTGCAGAAGTCGCCAAGGAATCTCAGGAGACAGGGCGTTCTTTAGTCGAGATTATTCGAGCGCGCGGCTATCTAGATGAGGAAACCCTGTCTAAGGTGCTAGACCTGGAAAAGATGAGCCGGATGATTTCTTCACCATAA
- a CDS encoding photosystem I reaction center subunit II PsaD, whose translation MTQANSLPPGASSPIFGGSTGGLLRKALVEEKYLITWGSKEEQVFEMPTGGAATMVAGVNGLYLARKEQCHALHRQLVAKFKIRDSKIYRVLPNGEQTLIYPKDGVPSEKANPGREVVGYVPRKIGNNPSPISVKFTGGNTYD comes from the coding sequence ATGACACAGGCAAACAGCTTGCCACCGGGGGCCAGTTCGCCCATTTTTGGGGGTAGTACAGGCGGGTTACTGCGCAAAGCGCTGGTGGAGGAGAAATACCTCATCACCTGGGGCAGCAAAGAAGAACAGGTTTTCGAAATGCCCACTGGGGGAGCTGCGACCATGGTCGCCGGGGTCAATGGTCTCTATCTGGCTCGCAAAGAGCAGTGCCATGCCCTGCACCGCCAACTGGTAGCCAAGTTTAAGATCCGTGACAGCAAGATCTATCGCGTTCTGCCGAATGGCGAACAGACCTTGATCTATCCCAAAGATGGCGTTCCTTCCGAGAAAGCCAATCCTGGTCGGGAAGTGGTGGGCTATGTCCCACGCAAGATTGGGAATAACCCGAGCCCAATCTCCGTCAAATTTACCGGCGGTAACACCTACGACTAG
- a CDS encoding lysophospholipid acyltransferase family protein — MSYPVAQQNLSVYNGFKWLVISPSLHLCFRLRIYGQSFIPTTPFIAVSNHASNLDPLLVANCIGRPTAFMAKEELFRVPGLNMLIRLFGAFPVKRGTADRAALRAASEALAAQWVVGLFIQGTRTADGRVTQPQPGAVLVAARTGVPLVPVSIWGSDRILPRGAILPRPARVAVRFGAPIAPPPSTRREDLDCVNAECARQINALLDLGY, encoded by the coding sequence ATGTCCTATCCTGTGGCCCAGCAGAACCTCTCTGTCTATAACGGGTTTAAGTGGTTGGTGATCAGCCCCAGCCTTCACCTGTGCTTCCGCCTGCGCATCTACGGTCAATCGTTTATTCCCACGACGCCCTTTATTGCCGTCTCCAACCACGCCAGTAATCTGGACCCCCTCCTCGTCGCCAACTGCATTGGTCGTCCCACCGCTTTTATGGCTAAGGAAGAACTCTTTCGGGTGCCGGGACTAAACATGCTCATTCGTCTATTCGGAGCCTTCCCGGTCAAGCGCGGGACTGCTGACCGTGCTGCCCTGCGAGCGGCTAGTGAGGCTTTGGCGGCTCAGTGGGTGGTCGGACTCTTTATTCAGGGGACACGCACCGCCGATGGTCGGGTCACCCAACCTCAACCCGGAGCGGTCCTAGTCGCTGCCCGCACGGGCGTACCGCTGGTGCCTGTCAGCATTTGGGGAAGTGACCGAATTCTCCCCAGAGGAGCCATCCTACCGCGCCCTGCTCGCGTGGCAGTACGCTTCGGTGCACCCATCGCGCCTCCGCCCTCGACCCGGCGCGAAGACCTCGACTGCGTCAACGCCGAGTGTGCCCGTCAGATCAATGCTCTGCTCGATCTGGGCTACTGA